One Glutamicibacter mishrai genomic window carries:
- the rpsP gene encoding 30S ribosomal protein S16 codes for MAVKIRLKRFGKMRAPFYRVVVMDSRAKRDGRAIEEIGKYHPTENPSIIEIDSERAQYWLSVGAQPTEQVHKLLNITGDWQKFKGIDGQEGTYQVAEPKPAFVAPEKGSVILPEAITKKAEKPAAEEAEAEATEAE; via the coding sequence GTGGCCGTTAAAATTCGTCTGAAGCGCTTCGGTAAGATGCGCGCACCTTTCTACCGCGTTGTTGTCATGGACTCCCGCGCTAAGCGCGATGGCCGTGCCATCGAGGAGATCGGTAAGTACCACCCAACCGAGAACCCATCGATCATCGAGATCGATTCTGAGCGTGCTCAGTACTGGCTGTCGGTTGGCGCTCAGCCAACCGAGCAGGTTCACAAGCTGCTGAACATCACCGGTGACTGGCAGAAGTTCAAGGGCATCGACGGCCAGGAAGGCACCTACCAGGTTGCCGAGCCTAAGCCAGCATTCGTTGCACCTGAAAAGGGTTCGGTGATCCTTCCTGAGGCCATCACCAAGAAGGCTGAGAAGCCAGCTGCTGAAGAGGCAGAGGCCGAAGCAACCGAGGCTGAGTAA
- a CDS encoding RNA-binding protein, producing the protein MLVDALDHMVRGIVEEPEDVKVALKSTRRGDLLEVRVNPEDLGRVIGRQGRTARALRTVMAALAKESVRVDVIDTDRRRG; encoded by the coding sequence GTGCTCGTTGATGCGCTAGACCATATGGTGCGCGGAATCGTCGAGGAACCGGAAGACGTCAAGGTCGCCTTGAAGTCCACCCGCCGCGGTGATTTGCTCGAAGTTCGGGTCAACCCTGAAGATCTCGGTCGTGTGATCGGACGCCAGGGACGCACCGCGCGAGCACTGCGTACCGTCATGGCAGCGCTGGCCAAGGAATCGGTTCGTGTTGATGTCATCGACACCGACCGACGCCGCGGCTAA
- the rimM gene encoding ribosome maturation factor RimM (Essential for efficient processing of 16S rRNA) encodes MRLQVARIGKPHGIRGEVTVQVLTDNPEDRFTAGEELIVVEGPVKSLTVTNARWNKTILLLSFKEINDRNQAETLRGARLEIEVSDEPEDDSDEWYEHELLDLKVILDGKQVGVITALRTNPAQDLLVFEDTEGNEVYLPFVDEFVPEIDPEAGIVVITPPAGLLTLNSDEDSTEEEH; translated from the coding sequence ATGCGATTGCAGGTTGCCCGCATTGGCAAGCCCCACGGCATCCGTGGCGAAGTCACCGTTCAGGTCCTCACGGACAACCCCGAGGATCGCTTCACCGCCGGCGAAGAACTGATCGTCGTCGAAGGCCCGGTTAAGAGCCTCACGGTGACCAACGCCCGCTGGAACAAGACCATCCTGCTGCTGTCCTTCAAGGAGATCAACGATCGCAACCAGGCCGAGACGCTGCGCGGCGCCCGCTTGGAGATCGAGGTCTCGGACGAACCCGAAGACGATTCGGATGAGTGGTACGAGCACGAGCTGCTGGATTTGAAGGTCATTCTCGATGGCAAGCAGGTCGGCGTGATCACTGCACTGCGCACCAACCCCGCACAGGACCTACTGGTATTCGAAGACACCGAAGGCAACGAGGTCTACCTGCCCTTCGTCGACGAGTTCGTGCCCGAAATCGATCCAGAAGCCGGCATCGTCGTCATCACTCCGCCCGCCGGCCTGCTGACCCTGAACAGCGACGAAGACTCCACCGAGGAAGAGCACTAA
- the trmD gene encoding tRNA (guanosine(37)-N1)-methyltransferase TrmD encodes MRLDVISIFPEYLQPLSLSLIGRAAEDGILDLNVTNLRDFTEDKHRKVDDTPYGGGAGMVMMPEPWGRALDSVRPADAQGAKPTLIVPSPAGAVFNQQMAYDLAEEEHLVFACGRYEGIDERVVDYAHENFNVIPVSIGDYVLNGGEVAVMVMVEAIARLIPGVIGNPESLVEESHSDVLLEYPVYTKPASWRGREVPEVLLGGNHQRVGRFRRDEQIKRTAARRPDLITQMDVPSLNRRDRDALWHNGFAVVDGVITPKSELDWATGAGAEGTENN; translated from the coding sequence ATGCGCCTAGATGTCATCTCGATTTTCCCCGAGTACCTGCAGCCGCTCTCGCTCTCGCTGATCGGCCGGGCCGCGGAAGACGGCATCCTGGATTTGAATGTCACCAATTTGCGCGACTTCACTGAAGACAAACACCGCAAGGTCGACGACACTCCCTATGGCGGCGGCGCCGGCATGGTGATGATGCCCGAGCCGTGGGGCCGTGCCCTGGATTCGGTTCGCCCCGCTGATGCGCAGGGCGCCAAGCCCACCTTGATCGTTCCTTCGCCCGCCGGCGCGGTGTTCAACCAGCAGATGGCCTACGATCTGGCCGAAGAAGAGCACCTGGTCTTCGCCTGTGGACGCTATGAAGGCATCGACGAGCGCGTGGTCGACTACGCGCACGAGAACTTCAACGTTATCCCGGTATCCATCGGCGATTACGTGCTCAACGGGGGAGAAGTGGCGGTCATGGTGATGGTCGAGGCCATCGCCCGACTGATCCCCGGAGTCATCGGCAACCCAGAATCCCTGGTGGAGGAGTCCCACTCGGATGTCCTGCTGGAGTACCCGGTCTACACCAAGCCTGCCTCTTGGCGCGGACGCGAGGTTCCCGAGGTCCTGCTGGGCGGCAACCACCAGCGGGTTGGCCGCTTCCGCCGCGACGAGCAGATCAAGCGCACCGCGGCCCGCCGCCCGGATTTGATCACCCAGATGGATGTCCCGTCCTTGAACCGCCGCGATCGCGACGCCCTGTGGCATAACGGATTCGCTGTGGTCGACGGCGTGATCACTCCAAAGTCCGAGCTGGACTGGGCCACCGGTGCAGGTGCCGAAGGCACCGAGAACAACTAG
- the rplS gene encoding 50S ribosomal protein L19: MHILDSVDAASLRSDIPAFGPGDTLKVHVNIIEGKNSRVQVFQGYVMGRQGHGVGETFTVRKVSFGTGVERTFPVHSPIIEKIEVVTKGDVRRAKLYYMRDRHGKAARIREKRDFNAKK; the protein is encoded by the coding sequence ATGCATATTCTTGACTCAGTCGATGCAGCTTCGCTGCGTTCGGACATCCCAGCTTTCGGTCCAGGCGACACCCTGAAGGTGCACGTCAACATCATCGAAGGCAAGAACTCGCGCGTCCAGGTTTTCCAGGGCTACGTTATGGGCCGTCAGGGCCACGGCGTTGGCGAAACCTTCACCGTTCGCAAGGTTTCCTTCGGCACCGGTGTTGAGCGTACCTTCCCAGTTCACTCCCCGATCATCGAAAAGATCGAGGTTGTGACCAAGGGCGACGTTCGTCGTGCAAAGCTGTACTACATGCGCGATCGTCACGGTAAAGCTGCTCGCATCCGCGAGAAGCGTGACTTCAACGCAAAGAAGTAA
- the lepB gene encoding signal peptidase I, with amino-acid sequence MNQIARSERASVKRRAFSWVWRFAVLAIILGLLSTIIFRATVTDLFHIDSNSMESTLNPGQSIAVDRRAYRDAPPQRGDVIVFDGRGSFLPYARASFADDLLGALSLTGTGSKYVKRVIGVGGDTVECKGAHCQITVNGQTVEEPYVFAGDAPSEQKFSVKVPEGRLWVMGDHRSTSKDSRSLLGASGGGMISVDRVVGKATDIVWPLDQRATIR; translated from the coding sequence ATGAACCAGATTGCCCGCAGCGAGCGAGCATCGGTGAAGCGCCGGGCCTTTTCTTGGGTCTGGCGCTTCGCTGTTCTTGCCATCATTCTCGGCCTGTTGAGCACCATCATCTTCCGCGCGACGGTGACTGACCTCTTCCACATCGACTCCAACTCCATGGAGTCGACCCTCAACCCCGGCCAAAGCATCGCGGTTGACCGCCGCGCCTACCGCGACGCGCCGCCGCAGCGCGGAGACGTCATCGTCTTCGATGGCCGCGGTTCGTTCCTGCCCTATGCCCGGGCGAGTTTCGCCGACGATCTGCTCGGCGCGTTGAGCCTGACCGGCACCGGCAGCAAATACGTCAAGCGCGTCATCGGGGTCGGGGGAGACACCGTGGAATGCAAGGGGGCCCACTGCCAGATCACGGTTAACGGCCAGACTGTCGAGGAGCCCTACGTCTTTGCCGGCGATGCACCGAGCGAGCAGAAATTTTCCGTCAAGGTCCCGGAAGGACGTTTGTGGGTGATGGGCGATCATCGCTCCACCTCCAAAGACTCGCGCTCGCTGCTCGGGGCCAGCGGTGGTGGAATGATCAGCGTCGATCGCGTCGTGGGCAAGGCGACTGACATTGTTTGGCCATTGGATCAGCGCGCCACTATCCGGTAA
- a CDS encoding LPXTG cell wall anchor domain-containing protein, translated as MPNPNKKTAQRGIVAAAATALVVGSSFMPAVAAPEATSSPSASASSSESATPSATTTEGAVDTTGLPEAIERDLDKTVDEYLEDSKASETAAAVSKQLKEKGIDSRASVKDGKAKVEVSEKDAAEAKKVAAASQAAVSLDINKKKLSTPEDVYGQIVENVDESELTRLTAIVNTVEDGKEVVKIIASGPGSIEGSKKETYAKKSAAEGELSLEEFAEEVASSDVVFEPSKKDGRGAAKHGATEDIYGGMGYAIAESGQDPASRCSVGFNAWDPSGKDAILSAGHCTADNSMTDTYVLEANAPNDFLGYTANLGTFGFGQFGGPGNSGYAPGTPISETDTENPGTDISVIEDINPALNLKAGVSQWPSGGDERDQVINVTGDAAATIGANACSSGATTGWSCSTITGEGIFYVQGMGGTIRDVWGYTADNPDQSVLDQGDSGGAVLVGSKAVGINSANSGGEDGVENTSDDLAFYTGLTDALQRIDGVKGYTVKVFINAPTLTTENGSEVEAGSDITGNVKDAAPGTKVDVIVNGEVVDTVTVDSNGNFTFSAPDQTGVYEFTLQAHKGFDKSATTDGKVVVIAVPEPTPTPTPTATPTEEPSETPTEEPSETPTEEPSETPTEEPSETPTATPSETPTEEPSETPTEEPSETPTATPSETPTEEPSETPTEEPSETPTATPSETPTEEPSETPTEEPSETPTATPSETPTEEPSESASETEESSEAPQDDESDEPTKSATPKETPKKDDPLADTGSSSAPLIAAGGALALVGAMFLLFRRGNRRHG; from the coding sequence ATGCCAAATCCAAATAAGAAGACTGCGCAGCGAGGCATCGTTGCTGCAGCCGCTACCGCTTTGGTAGTTGGCAGTAGCTTCATGCCAGCCGTTGCGGCCCCGGAGGCGACCAGCTCGCCTTCCGCGTCGGCCTCCTCGAGCGAGTCGGCCACCCCCAGCGCAACCACCACTGAGGGCGCTGTAGACACCACCGGCCTTCCAGAAGCGATCGAACGCGATCTGGACAAGACCGTTGATGAGTACTTGGAAGACTCCAAGGCTAGCGAAACCGCGGCTGCGGTTTCCAAGCAGCTGAAGGAAAAGGGCATTGATTCTCGTGCCTCTGTGAAGGACGGAAAAGCCAAGGTCGAGGTGAGCGAGAAAGACGCTGCTGAGGCCAAGAAGGTAGCAGCTGCCTCGCAGGCGGCAGTATCCCTCGACATCAACAAGAAAAAGCTGTCCACTCCTGAAGATGTTTATGGTCAAATCGTCGAAAATGTAGACGAGTCTGAACTGACCCGACTGACTGCGATCGTCAACACGGTTGAGGATGGCAAAGAGGTCGTGAAGATCATTGCTTCAGGCCCTGGGTCCATCGAGGGATCAAAGAAGGAAACCTATGCCAAGAAGTCAGCGGCTGAGGGCGAGCTTTCTCTAGAAGAATTCGCGGAGGAAGTAGCATCATCAGATGTTGTTTTCGAGCCGTCTAAGAAGGACGGCCGCGGTGCTGCGAAGCACGGTGCCACAGAAGATATTTACGGCGGCATGGGTTACGCAATCGCTGAGAGTGGTCAAGACCCTGCCTCGCGTTGTTCCGTTGGGTTCAATGCCTGGGATCCAAGTGGCAAGGACGCTATCTTGAGCGCGGGTCACTGTACTGCAGATAATTCGATGACCGACACTTACGTGTTGGAAGCGAACGCACCTAATGATTTCCTCGGGTACACAGCTAATCTTGGAACCTTCGGTTTCGGACAGTTCGGTGGCCCGGGCAATTCGGGTTACGCTCCTGGCACCCCGATTTCAGAGACTGATACCGAGAACCCTGGCACCGATATTTCGGTGATTGAGGATATCAACCCTGCTTTGAATTTGAAGGCTGGCGTTTCACAGTGGCCATCCGGTGGCGACGAGCGTGATCAGGTTATTAACGTAACCGGCGATGCAGCTGCCACGATTGGTGCAAACGCATGTTCGTCTGGCGCGACCACGGGCTGGAGCTGCTCGACCATTACGGGCGAGGGCATCTTCTACGTCCAGGGTATGGGTGGAACTATCCGCGATGTATGGGGCTATACCGCTGATAACCCAGATCAGTCAGTACTGGATCAAGGTGACTCCGGTGGAGCAGTTTTGGTTGGTAGCAAGGCTGTCGGTATCAACTCGGCCAACAGCGGTGGCGAAGATGGTGTGGAAAACACCAGCGATGATCTTGCCTTCTACACCGGACTTACCGATGCGCTGCAGCGCATTGATGGCGTGAAGGGTTACACCGTCAAGGTGTTCATCAATGCCCCAACTCTGACTACCGAGAATGGTTCTGAGGTTGAGGCTGGTAGCGATATCACCGGAAACGTCAAGGACGCTGCACCTGGCACTAAGGTTGATGTCATCGTCAACGGCGAAGTTGTGGACACCGTAACTGTTGATTCGAACGGTAACTTCACTTTCTCCGCTCCTGACCAGACTGGCGTCTACGAGTTCACTCTCCAGGCACACAAGGGCTTCGATAAGTCGGCAACCACCGATGGCAAAGTAGTTGTGATCGCGGTTCCAGAGCCGACCCCGACCCCGACCCCAACTGCGACTCCTACCGAGGAGCCTTCTGAGACCCCGACTGAGGAGCCATCGGAAACTCCAACTGAGGAGCCATCGGAAACTCCAACTGAGGAGCCATCGGAGACTCCAACTGCGACTCCTTCTGAGACCCCAACCGAGGAGCCTTCCGAGACTCCAACTGAGGAGCCATCGGAGACTCCAACTGCGACTCCTTCTGAGACCCCAACCGAGGAGCCTTCCGAGACTCCAACTGAGGAGCCATCGGAAACTCCAACTGCGACTCCTTCCGAGACCCCAACCGAGGAGCCTTCCGAGACTCCAACTGAGGAGCCATCGGAAACTCCAACTGCGACTCCTTCCGAGACTCCAACCGAGGAGCCATCGGAGTCTGCTTCGGAAACCGAAGAGTCCTCTGAAGCTCCACAGGACGATGAGTCTGATGAACCAACCAAGTCGGCAACTCCAAAGGAAACTCCTAAGAAGGACGATCCACTGGCTGATACCGGTTCGAGCAGCGCTCCATTGATCGCTGCAGGTGGCGCACTGGCTCTGGTTGGTGCAATGTTCCTCCTGTTCCGTCGCGGCAACCGCCGTCACGGCTAA
- the lepB gene encoding signal peptidase I has product MSAAPAENPQGKGPLYKVWRFIREIVIIVAIALALSFMIKTFFFRAYYIPSGSMEHTLEVNDRIFANLMVPGPFELNRGDVVVFRDDLGWLPPLAESPTAFENVLSFVGILPAADEQYLVKRIIGMPGDTVEYDAAVGKLKINGEAIDEPYIYTGNKPSDMEFSVTVPEGKIWVMGDHRAASADSRFHTDIQGGFVDLDSVQGRASIISWPTSRWGTVDSHDEVFANVPDATSK; this is encoded by the coding sequence GTGAGCGCCGCACCAGCAGAAAATCCCCAGGGCAAGGGGCCGCTATACAAGGTATGGCGCTTCATCCGCGAGATCGTCATCATCGTCGCCATTGCGCTGGCGCTCTCTTTCATGATCAAGACCTTCTTCTTCCGCGCCTACTACATTCCGTCGGGCTCGATGGAACACACCCTGGAAGTCAACGACCGCATCTTCGCGAATCTCATGGTTCCTGGCCCGTTTGAGCTGAACCGAGGAGACGTAGTCGTCTTCCGTGACGATTTGGGCTGGCTGCCACCACTGGCTGAATCGCCCACCGCGTTCGAAAATGTCCTGTCCTTCGTCGGAATCCTGCCTGCAGCCGACGAGCAGTATCTGGTCAAGCGCATCATCGGCATGCCGGGGGACACCGTGGAATACGATGCGGCTGTCGGCAAGCTGAAGATCAATGGCGAAGCGATCGACGAACCATACATCTACACTGGCAATAAGCCGTCCGATATGGAATTCTCCGTCACCGTGCCTGAAGGCAAGATCTGGGTCATGGGCGATCACCGTGCCGCCAGCGCCGACTCCCGCTTCCATACCGACATCCAAGGCGGTTTCGTGGACCTGGACTCCGTCCAGGGACGCGCCTCGATCATCTCCTGGCCAACTTCGCGATGGGGCACCGTCGATTCCCACGACGAAGTCTTCGCCAACGTTCCTGACGCGACCAGCAAATAA
- a CDS encoding ribonuclease HII, producing MAATTKTGKNQPTTLDHERALAARHGVKLIGAVDEVGRGALAGPITVGITVIDINEVSEFPELRDSKLLRPETREALVPQVRQWAAGYGVGHASAEEIDSLGVTAALRLAGTRAVEQCAVAPEAILLDGSYDWLTAPEPDLFDVLADDRDPVGLHLPVTTIIKGDMTCQAIAGASILAKVERDGIMSELASAHPDFGWDINKGYATAAHRAAITALGPCDYHRKSWNLTSQADTAEGEATTKKAK from the coding sequence ATGGCCGCGACAACGAAGACCGGCAAGAACCAGCCCACCACCCTCGATCACGAACGCGCTTTGGCCGCCCGCCACGGCGTGAAGCTCATCGGTGCCGTGGATGAGGTAGGCCGTGGCGCCCTGGCAGGGCCGATTACCGTGGGCATCACCGTGATCGACATCAACGAGGTCAGCGAGTTCCCGGAACTGCGCGACTCGAAGCTCTTGCGCCCTGAAACCCGCGAGGCACTGGTGCCCCAAGTGCGCCAGTGGGCGGCCGGATATGGCGTTGGCCATGCATCTGCCGAGGAAATCGACTCCCTAGGCGTCACCGCAGCCTTGCGCCTGGCCGGTACCCGAGCCGTGGAACAGTGCGCCGTCGCGCCCGAAGCGATCCTGCTGGATGGAAGCTACGATTGGCTGACCGCTCCGGAACCGGACCTATTCGACGTCCTTGCCGACGACCGCGATCCGGTAGGCCTGCACTTGCCGGTGACCACCATCATCAAGGGTGACATGACCTGCCAAGCGATTGCCGGCGCCTCCATCTTGGCCAAGGTCGAGCGCGACGGGATCATGAGCGAATTGGCCTCGGCGCATCCCGACTTCGGGTGGGATATCAACAAGGGCTACGCCACCGCCGCGCACCGGGCGGCGATTACCGCTCTGGGACCTTGCGATTACCACCGCAAGAGCTGGAACTTGACTTCACAGGCCGATACGGCCGAAGGTGAAGCCACAACAAAGAAAGCAAAGTGA
- a CDS encoding DUF2469 domain-containing protein: protein MAGDDLENYESDMELQLYREYKTVVGLFNYVVETERRFYLANQVDVKTLSNAGEVYFELNLTDAWVWDIYRQGRFVKSVKVLTFKDVNVEELNRDELQIPKEGLDS from the coding sequence ATGGCTGGCGACGACCTGGAAAACTACGAGTCCGACATGGAACTGCAGCTGTACCGCGAGTACAAAACCGTGGTGGGGCTCTTCAACTACGTGGTCGAGACCGAACGACGCTTCTACCTGGCCAACCAGGTCGACGTGAAAACGCTGAGCAATGCCGGCGAAGTCTACTTTGAGCTGAACCTGACCGACGCGTGGGTATGGGACATCTACCGGCAGGGGCGTTTTGTGAAATCCGTGAAGGTACTGACCTTCAAGGACGTCAACGTGGAGGAACTCAACCGCGATGAGCTGCAGATCCCCAAGGAGGGACTGGACTCCTAG
- a CDS encoding YraN family protein: MRTAAQRLGAAGEQAAARYLSEHHYEILDRNWRCSAGELDAVARTASGQIAAIEVKTRSSTRYGTGFDAITTQKYRRLHKLLILWAQAHRLFIPQPRVDIIEVYPDGTGYTCLLHPAVQP, translated from the coding sequence ATGCGCACAGCGGCACAACGTTTGGGTGCAGCCGGGGAACAAGCCGCCGCCCGATACCTCAGCGAGCACCACTACGAGATCCTCGACAGGAACTGGCGCTGCTCGGCAGGGGAACTGGACGCCGTAGCACGAACGGCCAGCGGTCAGATCGCAGCCATCGAGGTGAAAACCCGTTCCTCCACGCGCTATGGCACGGGCTTTGATGCGATCACCACGCAGAAATACCGGCGGCTCCACAAGCTGCTGATTCTCTGGGCCCAGGCCCACCGGCTCTTCATCCCGCAACCACGCGTGGACATCATCGAGGTGTATCCCGATGGAACGGGCTACACCTGCCTTCTGCACCCGGCGGTGCAACCATGA
- a CDS encoding YifB family Mg chelatase-like AAA ATPase yields the protein MSTARTSAAAIHGVGVSLVEVEADLGNGIPGFIILGLPDASLNEARERIKAAARNTGIPLANRKLTVNLSPATLPKYGSGFDLAILIAALAADQQLHASPATLYLAELGLDGTLRAVPGVLPAVQLAKEHGLERVIVAEGNGNEARLVEGIEVISARHLGQVLRYCGAQDELITTYLHHPLPAKSPAESTMIGAGNEEVDLQLVNGQQEARLALELAAAGGHHLIMVGPAGAGKTMLAKCLPTIMPPLDDLQALEATAVHSITRGAMHEVNQLQRTPPFVAPHHTASLSALIGGGTSQLIPGAITRAHHGILFLDEAAQFNTGALDALRQPVEEGYINLARAKGHQRLPARFQLILASNPCPCGRNFGTGTGCTCTPMARRRYFARLSGPILDRVDLQVRVNPVHQSQLLSTAPNESSHAVRERVLATRERSQERLRTFSISCNAQIPTQVLRHELKYPAQTKKALELLATRRGLSARGIHRLLRVAWTVADQQQHAAPTEDDLAIAAHLRQSLENS from the coding sequence ATGAGCACCGCACGCACCAGCGCTGCCGCCATCCACGGGGTCGGCGTCTCCCTGGTCGAGGTGGAAGCCGATCTAGGCAACGGCATACCCGGCTTCATCATCCTTGGCCTGCCTGACGCCTCATTGAATGAAGCCCGAGAACGCATCAAGGCCGCCGCGCGGAATACCGGCATCCCGTTGGCCAACCGCAAGCTGACGGTCAACCTCTCGCCGGCCACCCTGCCGAAATACGGTTCGGGATTCGACCTGGCGATCCTCATCGCCGCCCTTGCCGCCGATCAGCAATTGCACGCCAGCCCGGCCACCTTGTACCTGGCTGAGCTGGGCTTGGATGGGACCCTCAGGGCCGTGCCCGGCGTCCTGCCAGCAGTGCAGCTGGCCAAGGAGCATGGCCTGGAACGAGTCATCGTTGCTGAAGGCAATGGCAACGAGGCGCGATTGGTCGAGGGGATCGAGGTCATCTCTGCCCGCCATCTCGGCCAGGTGCTGCGCTATTGCGGTGCCCAGGATGAGCTGATCACAACCTATTTGCACCATCCGCTTCCAGCAAAATCACCCGCCGAATCAACGATGATTGGTGCTGGGAATGAGGAAGTCGATCTGCAACTGGTCAACGGGCAGCAAGAAGCCCGGCTGGCCTTGGAATTGGCCGCAGCCGGCGGACACCACCTGATCATGGTCGGCCCCGCCGGCGCGGGGAAGACCATGCTGGCCAAGTGCCTGCCAACCATCATGCCCCCGCTGGATGACCTGCAAGCGCTGGAAGCCACCGCAGTCCATTCCATAACTCGCGGGGCAATGCACGAGGTGAATCAGCTCCAGCGAACTCCGCCATTCGTCGCGCCACACCACACGGCATCGCTCTCCGCGCTCATCGGTGGCGGGACCTCACAGCTGATCCCCGGCGCGATCACCCGGGCGCATCACGGAATCCTGTTTCTGGATGAAGCCGCCCAGTTTAATACCGGAGCCCTCGATGCCCTGCGCCAACCCGTTGAGGAAGGCTATATCAATCTGGCCCGGGCCAAAGGCCACCAACGATTACCGGCCCGCTTCCAGCTGATCCTGGCATCCAATCCATGCCCATGCGGCCGGAACTTCGGGACGGGAACTGGCTGCACCTGCACGCCCATGGCTCGACGCAGATATTTTGCTCGCTTGTCCGGCCCGATACTGGATCGTGTCGACCTGCAGGTGCGGGTCAATCCGGTGCACCAATCGCAACTGCTGAGCACCGCGCCCAACGAATCCAGCCACGCGGTTCGCGAAAGGGTACTGGCCACCAGGGAACGCAGCCAGGAACGGCTACGGACGTTCTCAATCAGCTGCAACGCCCAGATTCCGACCCAAGTGCTGCGCCACGAGTTGAAGTATCCGGCGCAAACGAAGAAAGCTTTGGAACTGCTCGCCACCCGTCGTGGCCTCTCGGCCCGTGGCATCCACCGGTTGCTCCGCGTCGCGTGGACGGTCGCCGATCAACAACAGCATGCAGCTCCCACCGAAGACGACCTGGCCATTGCCGCTCACCTGCGGCAAAGCCTCGAGAATAGTTAG
- the dprA gene encoding DNA-processing protein DprA: MSINPNATQAPSRTSAERLTYAHLNQLIEPNDFTASALLQLMSASELLSLIRKEDFMPTDLKPKVEEILGFKTSSNMAQDLKVALTRWRKRMPLSNPLAAVDTAARHQGGLLIPGDDHWPVQLDDLNLGRPLCLWWRAGNPAFLGGQEIGRNVAIVGSRDASDYGDQVTFDLSRSLALQGYSIVSGGAYGIDASAHRAALTVEEWSAANPPTITVMAGGIDRLYPSGNSNLLNQIVARGVLFSEVPPGTTSARFRFLNRNRIIAALSRLVIVTEARHRSGALNTVSHAVELGRDVAAVPGSVFAPNSAGCHRLIGEGSAVLLTSPQDALALAGAQHPAQGTSEDSAPKRPTDQLGRDEGMVYDIMSFSKPMLVDEISARSGIPIIQTLKSLGRLEDLGLASTDGLSWRLLYQGK; the protein is encoded by the coding sequence ATGTCCATCAATCCGAACGCAACGCAGGCGCCAAGCCGTACCAGTGCGGAACGCCTGACCTACGCGCATCTGAACCAGCTGATCGAACCAAACGACTTCACCGCGTCGGCCTTGCTTCAGCTCATGAGCGCCTCGGAACTGCTGAGCCTGATCCGCAAAGAGGACTTCATGCCCACGGACCTGAAACCGAAAGTTGAGGAAATCCTCGGATTCAAGACCTCCTCGAATATGGCGCAAGATCTCAAAGTGGCATTGACCCGATGGCGGAAACGGATGCCGTTGAGCAACCCGCTGGCTGCGGTGGACACGGCCGCACGGCATCAAGGGGGATTGCTGATTCCTGGCGACGACCATTGGCCGGTGCAGCTTGATGACCTCAACCTGGGGCGACCGCTGTGTTTATGGTGGAGGGCCGGCAATCCGGCATTCTTGGGCGGCCAGGAGATAGGACGCAACGTGGCTATCGTCGGCTCACGCGATGCCAGCGACTACGGCGATCAGGTGACCTTCGACCTGAGCCGATCATTGGCGCTGCAGGGATACAGCATTGTTTCAGGAGGCGCCTACGGTATCGACGCCAGTGCTCACCGGGCTGCATTAACCGTGGAGGAGTGGTCCGCTGCGAACCCGCCGACCATCACCGTCATGGCCGGTGGCATTGACCGGCTCTACCCGTCGGGCAATAGCAATTTGCTCAATCAAATTGTGGCGCGAGGAGTGCTGTTTTCCGAGGTTCCCCCGGGTACGACATCTGCCAGATTCCGCTTCCTGAATCGAAACAGGATCATCGCCGCACTTAGCCGATTGGTGATCGTGACCGAAGCCAGGCATCGCTCAGGCGCGCTGAATACTGTTAGCCACGCAGTTGAACTAGGCCGTGATGTCGCCGCGGTCCCTGGCAGCGTATTCGCTCCGAATTCCGCAGGTTGTCACCGGTTGATTGGCGAAGGGAGTGCCGTCCTGTTGACCTCGCCGCAAGACGCGCTTGCACTGGCCGGAGCGCAGCACCCTGCACAGGGCACGAGTGAAGACTCCGCCCCGAAACGGCCCACCGATCAACTGGGCCGCGACGAAGGCATGGTCTACGACATCATGTCCTTCTCGAAACCGATGCTCGTAGACGAGATTTCCGCACGCAGCGGTATCCCGATCATTCAGACGCTGAAATCTCTGGGGCGGTTGGAAGACCTCGGCTTGGCAAGCACCGACGGGTTGTCATGGAGATTGCTCTACCAAGGCAAATGA